GTTTTTTGAAGTTAGAACCATGCAATTTCATCCGAATGATTGCAATTTAGCTATGAGAATAGAATCACATTGAACTAGCTAGTTTGATCGGGGTAACGGAAAACCTGTGTTGAGTCTTGATTTAGTCCAATTCTCGTTTGATCGTACTCCGTGCCTGGTCATTGTTGTTCGAATCTTGGCTTGTTTTGGATCAAGGTACAAATCAATTGTGAACGAAGTGGTCAAAAATTGAAGGAacttataaattaataaattttttagctGTTAATccatttaaaataattaaatacaaaaaattaattttttatatatatattattttattttatttgattcaattctaattaaaaaatataaattaatttaaatttcataaataaataaaaatatataataagaaaattaaacaaacaaataaacacTATGAATATAAGTTTTGTACAGAGAATgtagaattttttaatttctttattattttatgtttttgttaTTTGCAATTCACCCATTTTATTTGATCctttatttctctcttttttggGTGGAAGATTCCTAATTTCCTATCTAATATGGGATGGTTAACAGAAAATATATAAGCAAAAGCctagaaataaaattgaatagGATCAAAACATCATCCTTATTGGGCATAGATCTATTCATGAATataaaacaaagaagaaaattgGATTTTGCGGAGACCATACTCTAAATTTTGTAGACACGGACAAAGCATGAACAGTTAAACacgtttattttatttttttttccaagtATATTCCAGCTTCTTAAAGCTAATTCAATTCTCTTATCTCACAGCAATTTTTTCTGATACTATAATCATGTATTTGAGAGATGGGTGTTCCTTGTTGTTAAAAGTGCGCAAGCCTTCAATTCCCTTGGTGCTTAACACGAACCCAATTTTCAATCTTGAAAGTAATTCCCAACCCCAACCCACTAATGCTCCTCCTGTTGAAGAGTTCCATGTATTGAAGAGATTGAAACATGAGAGAGATATTGGTTTGGCGCTTGAATATTTTAAGTCTTTGGCCAATTCTGGAGCTTTCAAGCATACTCAATTTACATATCAACTCATGATTGAGAAGCTTGGGAGAAACTGTGAAATGGATGGTGTTCAGTATCTATTGCAGCAGATGAAGCTTGAAGGTGTGGCTTGCTCTGAAGATTTGTTCATATGTGTGATGAATTCATATAGGAGAGCAGGGTTGGCTGATCAAGCTTTAAAGATGTTTTACAGGATAAGGGAATTCGGGTGCAAGCCCACAGTTAAGATATACAATCACCTTTTAGATGCATTGCTTGGTGAAAATAGGTTTCAGATGATTAGTCCTGTGTATAACAACATGAAGGGTGAAGGGTTGGAACCAAATGGGTTCACATATAACATGCTTCTCAAGGCATTATGTAAGAATGGGAAGGTGGATGGTGCCTGCAAGCTGCTTGAAGAAATGTCGAATAAGGGTTGTCCTCCAGATGCTGTGAGTTACACTACTATAGTGTCTTCTGTATGTAAACTTGGTCAAGTAGAGAAGGCAAAGGAGCTAGCCAAGGGGTTTGCTCCTGTAGTACCTGTCTACAATGCTTTGATCAATGGCTTTTGCAAAGAATACAAAATAAAGGAGGCATTTGGTTTGTTGAATGAGATGGTGTTTAAGGGCAGTGATCCAAATGTTATCAGTTACTCTACTATTATCAGTTGTCTTTCTGATATGGGAAATATTGACTTGTCTGTTGCTGCTTTTGCACAAATGCTTAAGAGAGGATGCAGCCCTAATATTCATACTTATTCTTCGCTCATAAAAGGCTATTTATTGGGAGGGAAACTTGGTGAAGCTCTTGAATTGTGGAACCTTATGATTATGGAGGGAGTTAAGCCGAATGTTGTttcatacaatgccctcatacACGGTTTGTGCTGCATTGGGAATATGGCTGATGCCATATCTATTTGTAATCAGATGGAGAGAAGCTCTTGCAGTCCAAATGTGACCACATATAGCACTTTAATATCCGGTTTCGCAAAAGCTGGGGACTTGCTAGGTGCCTCTGCAATATGGAACAAGATGATAAATTGCGGTTGCCATCCTAATGTTGTGGTATACACCACTATGGTGGATGCTCTTTGTCAAATGTCTATGTTTAACCAAGTTCATCGTCTCATTGAAAATATGGTTGCTGATGGTTGCCCACCAAATGTTGTCACATTCAACACATTGATCAAGGGCTTGTGTGCTAACGGAAGAGTAGAAGGGGCCATGAGTGTACTTCATCAGATGGAGAAATATGATTGTTTGCCTAATATTAGAACATATAATGAGTTGTTGGATGGTCTTTTTAGGGTGAACAGATTCAGAGAAGCTTGTGGACTTATAAAGGATATTGAAGATAGGAATGTGGAACTAAATACAGTTACTTACAACATTATTATGCATGGGTTTTCTTCTGTTGGGATGCAAGAACGGGTTTTCCAAATTCTGGCAAAAATGTTGGTGAATGGAGTAAATCCCGACGCCATTACAGtcaatataattattcatgCATATAGTAAGTTGGGTAAGGTTAGAACTGCCATGCAAATTTTGGATAAATATACTGAAGAAAAGGAGTTGTATCCAGACATAATATCACATACTTGTATCTTGTGGGGTATTTGCAATTGGTTAGGCACTGAAGAAGCCATTGTGTATCTTCATAATAAGATGTTGAGTAAAGGAATCTTTCCCAATGTTGCCACTTGGGATGTGTTAATTCGAGGTTTCTTTAACAACTTGGGTCATATGGGACCAACACGTATCTTGGATGATATCTTGGGAAATGGATGACAGGCAATTTTCAGATTCTTTAATGATTGAATAATGATGGCCTTAAATTATGGTAATTTTGTAGGTCTTAAATTCTCTTATATTGTTTTATAAATTTGAGCGATCAGATGCCAGTACCAAAGCACCGTCTTGGCCTGTTGGAGTTGATGGTCAGTAAtttctttagtttttaataaCTGGATTATTCTAATAAGTTGGCTTTTACCTCTGGATAATGTTTGTTCAAATGTAATATTGATGGAACCATTAAATTACTAGTTCATTGAACTTTTGAACTTTCTTCTCTTTTAAGGTATTCACACGCCTACTAAGATTCCTATTCCAGTCCCGCCATCTCCATCAGCAAAGGGCGATGAGGTATATACTTCATACACGGGGAATTACGTCATTTCTTCCATGAC
The genomic region above belongs to Arachis stenosperma cultivar V10309 chromosome 5, arast.V10309.gnm1.PFL2, whole genome shotgun sequence and contains:
- the LOC130982204 gene encoding pentatricopeptide repeat-containing protein At3g48810-like codes for the protein MYLRDGCSLLLKVRKPSIPLVLNTNPIFNLESNSQPQPTNAPPVEEFHVLKRLKHERDIGLALEYFKSLANSGAFKHTQFTYQLMIEKLGRNCEMDGVQYLLQQMKLEGVACSEDLFICVMNSYRRAGLADQALKMFYRIREFGCKPTVKIYNHLLDALLGENRFQMISPVYNNMKGEGLEPNGFTYNMLLKALCKNGKVDGACKLLEEMSNKGCPPDAVSYTTIVSSVCKLGQVEKAKELAKGFAPVVPVYNALINGFCKEYKIKEAFGLLNEMVFKGSDPNVISYSTIISCLSDMGNIDLSVAAFAQMLKRGCSPNIHTYSSLIKGYLLGGKLGEALELWNLMIMEGVKPNVVSYNALIHGLCCIGNMADAISICNQMERSSCSPNVTTYSTLISGFAKAGDLLGASAIWNKMINCGCHPNVVVYTTMVDALCQMSMFNQVHRLIENMVADGCPPNVVTFNTLIKGLCANGRVEGAMSVLHQMEKYDCLPNIRTYNELLDGLFRVNRFREACGLIKDIEDRNVELNTVTYNIIMHGFSSVGMQERVFQILAKMLVNGVNPDAITVNIIIHAYSKLGKVRTAMQILDKYTEEKELYPDIISHTCILWGICNWLGTEEAIVYLHNKMLSKGIFPNVATWDVLIRGFFNNLGHMGPTRILDDILGNG